One region of Deltaproteobacteria bacterium genomic DNA includes:
- a CDS encoding PIN domain-containing protein: MAIDTNILVYAEIRSSAHHQTARQILKELAEASHPWAIPWPCVYEFLRVVTHPRVYHPVIPLDLVLRDLGRILNSPTLVLLHETPNHQNIMLAVIKEAGVTGNLIHDAHIAALCLEHGISELISGDRDFSRFSSLKVRNPFH, from the coding sequence GTGGCAATCGATACCAATATTCTGGTGTATGCAGAGATCCGGTCCAGCGCACATCATCAGACTGCCAGGCAGATTCTCAAGGAATTGGCAGAGGCCAGCCATCCTTGGGCCATTCCCTGGCCATGCGTGTATGAGTTCCTTCGAGTGGTAACTCATCCGCGAGTCTATCACCCAGTCATTCCTCTAGACTTAGTACTGAGGGATCTGGGCAGAATACTGAATTCCCCCACCTTGGTATTGCTTCATGAAACCCCGAATCATCAAAACATTATGTTGGCAGTTATAAAAGAGGCGGGCGTAACCGGCAACCTCATTCATGATGCCCATATAGCCGCCCTCTGCCTGGAACATGGAATCAGCGAACTCATCAGCGGAGACCGTGATTTCAGTCGTTTCTCTTCACTGAAAGTTAGGAACCCTTTTCATTAA
- a CDS encoding HNH endonuclease — protein sequence MSFIITVTEQEIRKERAKARELRKSRWWRQRLARGICHYCGRRFDPGDLTMDHIVPIIRGGKTTKGNVAAVCKECNTKKKYLLPVEWEDYLRGFADEVDANSKE from the coding sequence ATGTCATTTATCATTACAGTAACTGAGCAGGAAATAAGAAAAGAGCGCGCCAAGGCGAGAGAGTTGCGCAAGAGCCGTTGGTGGCGGCAGCGCCTTGCCAGAGGCATTTGCCACTACTGTGGCCGACGTTTCGACCCCGGAGATTTAACCATGGATCATATAGTGCCAATTATTCGCGGCGGCAAGACAACCAAGGGTAATGTGGCCGCGGTCTGTAAAGAATGCAACACCAAAAAGAAGTACCTGCTTCCTGTAGAATGGGAGGATTACCTTCGTGGTTTCGCTGATGAGGTGGACGCCAACAGTAAAGAGTAG
- a CDS encoding DUF2191 domain-containing protein translates to MKRTTLTIDEDLLKQLKQNAASEGKTLAALVNDLLRHSLASRSQQRDYKLDLEGWDAELQPGVDILDRDKLFDLMNGR, encoded by the coding sequence ATGAAACGGACAACTTTGACGATTGATGAAGACCTGTTGAAACAGCTCAAGCAGAATGCAGCGAGTGAGGGTAAAACTTTGGCTGCCCTGGTGAACGATCTCCTGCGACACTCCCTTGCCAGCCGGTCACAGCAACGAGATTACAAGCTGGATCTGGAGGGCTGGGATGCTGAGCTCCAGCCTGGCGTTGACATTCTGGATCGTGACAAGCTCTTCGACCTCATGAATGGCCGGTGA
- a CDS encoding response regulator yields the protein MYTFWENKMRALSIGVICTIILLLTLLFSWANIPDERGAVLLAGLPFVVAFGVILLGYWLLKAGPRRSLMSQCGSSDALTLVVIFAICFIVLVITVAWVALQRVEQRVRTNIAESLPVIVESTQESLNLWAEIQKEQVQQLTKDPRLITLVQLQLMVPRSKKNLLESKELTEMRAFFRRHRNRFGQAGFCVISPDFVNIASMYDANIGDKNLLAFQALDLLHRAFQGETVMVPPVWADLLSESAADDTWVSVQAMFFAAPIRNARGEVIAVVARRVDPFKDFTRLLQMWELGKTGETYAFDRYGKLLSESRFEAQLRRIGLLREDQMAILSVSLRDPGGNLLKGYTPSVPRYQQPLTFMAAQATKGKKGVNIEGYRDYRGVPVFGAWTWDDHLGIGLATKIDKSEALSTYYTMRRVIVTVLAITVFLALFSLFLAVLVEKKAARDLRKSHEELEHIVEQRTAELSESEERFALAVKGAGAGIWDLRLETGKAWYSERFHELLGYEMGEFGDTFSAWEESLHPDDRQAALAALQEHLEKRTPYFAEFRLRCKSGEYRWFRATGQALWDEDGKPLRMAGAIVDIEDRKHAQDQLRKLSRATENSPASVVITNKHGVIEYVNAKFTEVTGYTSEEALGQNPRILKSGKHDRQFYQELWRTILSGKIWRGEFQNRKKNGEIYWESSSIAPVFDEEGEITHFVAVKSDISDRKKMEEELIQARIAADNANKSKSEFLANMSHEIRTPMNAVIGMAHLALKTDLTPKQRDYLTKIESSAKSLLGIINDILDFSKIEAGKLDMEEVDFNLDSVLDNLANLITVKAQEKEDLEVLFSTASEVPKFLVGDPMRLGQVLLNLSNNAVKFTDSGEIVVSTEVVNLEKDKVTLKFSVRDTGVGLNQEQIDRLFQPFSQADTSTTRKYGGTGLGLTISQRLVEMMGGEIWVESEPGQGSTFHFTATFGLGQEVEKKRFVPPTGLRGTRVLVIDDNPTSRRIFREMLQSFSFQVTLAVSGEEGLAEIDKRATSQPFELVIMDWKMPGMDGIETARRIKRNPRLQKIPPIILVTAYGREEVIQEAERAGLDGFLLKPVSPSVLLDTIMESMGAESMRTVTAHHRRREEVEALENIRGAQVLLVDDNAINQQIAQEILEGAGLKVTVADNGQEAVNAVQEKEYDVILMDLQMPVMDGFEATRKIRSSRAEIRDIPIIAMTAHAMKGDREKCLEAGMNDHVTKPIDPEQLFAALVRWIKRQEIAAPVEDADQLKSVSDSAPHEAGAAEPAADGEEFLPDSLPGFDIGAGLARLQGNMRLYRKLLLDFSNSYAEAATEISEALAANDLDRAHHLVHSLKGVAGNLSAVELHAAAVEMEKLIKKGGKEETADSAEIEQKTAALEQALEKTLRSVQTLTPAAKEPDAESAQEIAIMLSAELAGEICSRLRQAAEMGDVMELTAVAEYLESRSESLAPISGRISKMAEEFDFEGISELADALEESSSE from the coding sequence ATGTACACATTTTGGGAGAACAAGATGCGTGCCCTGTCCATAGGAGTCATCTGTACAATTATTCTGCTCCTTACCCTGCTGTTTAGCTGGGCCAATATTCCAGATGAAAGAGGGGCTGTTTTGCTCGCAGGTCTTCCCTTCGTGGTTGCCTTCGGCGTCATCCTGCTGGGTTACTGGCTCTTGAAAGCAGGACCCAGGAGAAGCCTCATGTCTCAGTGCGGCTCGAGTGATGCGCTGACCCTTGTGGTGATATTCGCAATTTGTTTCATCGTCCTGGTGATCACTGTTGCCTGGGTGGCACTTCAGCGGGTTGAGCAAAGAGTCAGGACGAACATAGCAGAATCTTTACCAGTAATTGTCGAGTCGACTCAGGAGTCGCTAAATCTCTGGGCAGAAATTCAGAAAGAGCAGGTGCAGCAGCTCACAAAAGATCCCCGGCTGATCACCCTCGTGCAATTACAACTCATGGTGCCCCGAAGCAAGAAAAATTTGCTCGAAAGCAAAGAATTGACTGAAATGCGAGCCTTTTTCAGGAGACATAGAAATCGATTCGGTCAAGCAGGATTTTGTGTTATTTCTCCTGATTTCGTTAACATAGCGTCAATGTACGATGCAAATATAGGTGACAAGAATTTGCTCGCCTTTCAAGCATTGGACCTTTTGCACCGAGCTTTTCAGGGTGAAACGGTAATGGTGCCTCCCGTGTGGGCGGATCTGCTGTCTGAGTCAGCGGCTGATGATACCTGGGTAAGTGTGCAAGCTATGTTTTTTGCTGCACCAATAAGAAATGCTCGAGGTGAAGTAATTGCCGTGGTTGCCAGAAGAGTGGACCCCTTTAAAGATTTTACCAGATTGCTACAAATGTGGGAGCTTGGCAAAACCGGCGAAACATATGCCTTTGATAGATATGGAAAGCTGCTCTCTGAGAGTCGTTTTGAAGCACAATTGCGGAGAATTGGACTGCTCAGGGAGGACCAGATGGCCATACTGTCCGTCAGCTTGCGTGACCCTGGAGGCAACCTGCTCAAAGGCTACACTCCTTCGGTGCCGCGCTATCAGCAGCCCCTGACATTTATGGCTGCCCAGGCCACCAAAGGCAAAAAAGGTGTCAACATAGAAGGATACCGGGACTACAGGGGCGTGCCGGTATTTGGCGCCTGGACATGGGATGATCATCTGGGGATCGGCCTGGCTACGAAGATCGACAAGTCTGAAGCCCTGAGTACCTATTACACCATGCGGCGGGTGATCGTCACTGTGCTGGCAATTACCGTCTTTCTCGCTCTCTTTTCGCTTTTCCTGGCAGTTCTGGTTGAAAAAAAGGCAGCTCGTGATTTGCGGAAATCTCATGAGGAATTGGAGCACATAGTAGAACAGCGAACTGCTGAGCTTTCTGAAAGTGAAGAGCGCTTTGCCCTGGCAGTGAAAGGGGCTGGCGCTGGCATCTGGGATCTGCGGCTAGAAACTGGCAAGGCCTGGTACTCCGAACGTTTCCACGAACTCCTGGGGTATGAGATGGGTGAATTCGGCGACACCTTCTCTGCCTGGGAGGAAAGCCTGCATCCTGATGATCGCCAGGCGGCGCTGGCAGCTTTGCAGGAGCATCTCGAAAAAAGAACTCCTTATTTTGCCGAGTTTCGCTTGCGGTGCAAGTCTGGAGAATATCGCTGGTTCAGAGCCACAGGCCAGGCCCTCTGGGATGAGGACGGCAAGCCACTGCGCATGGCCGGCGCCATAGTTGATATTGAAGATCGGAAGCATGCGCAGGATCAACTGCGCAAGCTTTCCCGTGCCACAGAGAACAGTCCAGCATCCGTGGTCATCACGAACAAACATGGTGTGATCGAATATGTCAATGCCAAGTTTACTGAAGTTACTGGTTATACCTCAGAGGAGGCATTGGGACAGAATCCACGGATCCTCAAGTCGGGCAAACACGACAGGCAGTTTTACCAGGAACTCTGGCGGACGATTCTTTCAGGAAAAATCTGGCGAGGGGAGTTTCAAAACAGGAAAAAGAATGGTGAAATTTACTGGGAGAGTTCATCTATTGCACCAGTATTCGATGAGGAAGGAGAAATTACCCATTTTGTGGCCGTAAAAAGCGATATTTCTGATCGCAAAAAGATGGAGGAGGAATTGATCCAGGCCAGAATCGCGGCGGACAATGCCAATAAGAGCAAGAGCGAATTTCTGGCCAACATGAGCCATGAGATCCGCACTCCTATGAACGCAGTGATTGGCATGGCTCATCTGGCGCTGAAGACCGATCTTACCCCTAAACAGCGGGATTACCTCACCAAGATTGAATCATCAGCCAAGTCGTTGCTGGGCATCATCAACGATATCCTGGACTTCTCCAAGATTGAGGCCGGCAAGCTGGACATGGAAGAGGTGGACTTCAACCTGGACAGTGTATTGGACAATCTGGCCAATCTCATCACGGTAAAGGCGCAGGAGAAAGAAGACCTGGAGGTCCTCTTTTCCACTGCGTCGGAGGTTCCAAAGTTTCTGGTAGGCGATCCCATGAGACTGGGACAGGTGCTGCTCAACCTCAGCAACAACGCGGTAAAATTCACCGACTCAGGGGAGATAGTGGTTTCTACGGAGGTGGTGAACTTAGAGAAAGATAAGGTAACCTTGAAGTTTTCGGTGCGCGATACCGGGGTCGGCCTCAATCAGGAACAAATTGATCGCCTTTTTCAACCCTTTAGCCAGGCTGACACTTCCACCACCAGAAAGTACGGTGGCACTGGTCTGGGTCTCACCATAAGCCAGAGGCTAGTGGAGATGATGGGGGGTGAAATCTGGGTGGAGAGTGAACCAGGCCAGGGCAGCACTTTTCACTTTACTGCCACCTTTGGCCTGGGCCAAGAAGTAGAGAAAAAGCGATTTGTGCCTCCCACTGGCCTCAGGGGCACCAGGGTGTTGGTGATCGATGACAATCCTACCTCCAGGAGGATTTTCAGGGAAATGCTGCAGTCCTTCTCCTTTCAGGTTACGCTGGCAGTCTCAGGAGAAGAAGGACTGGCAGAGATTGACAAGAGAGCCACAAGTCAACCATTTGAACTGGTCATAATGGACTGGAAGATGCCGGGAATGGATGGCATCGAGACGGCAAGAAGAATTAAGAGAAATCCCAGACTGCAAAAAATTCCCCCGATTATTCTGGTGACTGCCTACGGTCGAGAAGAGGTCATCCAGGAAGCTGAAAGGGCGGGTCTGGATGGTTTTCTTCTTAAACCAGTAAGTCCATCAGTGCTTCTCGATACAATTATGGAGAGCATGGGTGCAGAGAGTATGAGAACCGTTACAGCTCATCACAGGAGAAGGGAGGAAGTCGAAGCACTGGAAAATATTCGTGGGGCGCAAGTATTGTTGGTGGATGACAATGCAATAAATCAACAGATTGCACAGGAGATACTCGAGGGGGCGGGCCTGAAAGTTACCGTGGCCGACAACGGCCAGGAGGCGGTGAATGCTGTCCAGGAAAAGGAATATGACGTCATACTCATGGATCTGCAAATGCCAGTGATGGATGGTTTCGAGGCTACCCGGAAGATTCGAAGCTCGAGAGCAGAAATCCGAGATATTCCCATCATTGCCATGACCGCGCATGCTATGAAAGGCGACAGAGAAAAGTGTCTGGAAGCCGGTATGAATGATCACGTGACCAAGCCAATTGATCCCGAGCAACTTTTCGCAGCCTTGGTCAGGTGGATCAAGCGGCAAGAAATCGCGGCTCCTGTGGAGGATGCTGACCAGTTGAAGTCGGTTTCGGACAGCGCACCACATGAAGCTGGTGCTGCTGAACCTGCAGCTGATGGAGAGGAGTTCTTGCCGGATTCTTTGCCCGGGTTCGATATCGGCGCAGGATTGGCGCGTTTGCAAGGGAATATGCGTCTGTATAGAAAGCTGCTGTTAGATTTCAGCAATAGTTACGCCGAGGCTGCCACAGAGATATCAGAGGCGCTGGCTGCCAACGATCTGGACAGGGCTCACCATCTCGTCCATAGTCTTAAAGGGGTGGCAGGGAACCTCTCTGCTGTTGAGCTCCATGCAGCAGCAGTGGAAATGGAAAAGCTCATCAAGAAGGGGGGCAAGGAGGAGACGGCAGACTCTGCTGAAATCGAGCAAAAGACCGCTGCACTGGAACAGGCGCTCGAAAAAACCTTGCGGTCAGTGCAAACTCTGACGCCAGCCGCGAAAGAGCCTGACGCCGAGTCAGCACAAGAAATTGCCATTATGCTTTCCGCTGAGCTGGCTGGCGAGATCTGCAGCCGACTGCGTCAGGCTGCCGAAATGGGTGATGTCATGGAGCTGACCGCCGTTGCCGAATACCTGGAATCTCGCTCTGAGTCCCTGGCGCCTATCAGCGGCAGGATCAGTAAGATGGCGGAGGAATTTGACTTTGAAGGCATATCTGAACTGGCGGATGCTCTGGAGGAGTCATCCAGCGAGTAG